In one Candidatus Leptovillus gracilis genomic region, the following are encoded:
- the uvrC gene encoding excinuclease ABC subunit UvrC produces MTYSPPEHVQEILKNLPTRPGIYIHKDKHGTIIYVGKAINLRSRVRSYFHANVDSVKTQRLRREVADIEIITTDSELEALLLENTLIKKHQPRYNVRLKDDKRYPYIKIHWQDDFPKVTLTRRMERDGSRYFGPYTSIWAVHQTLDMLRKIFPYLTCDRIITGQDERACLYFDIKLCNGPCIGAVNKQQYREMIKQLMDFLNGKTEEVVKQIEARMERAAVNLQFEKAAEYRDQLRAVNQVVAKQKVISAANDDQDVIAFAREKGDACVQVFFIRYGKLIGREYFLLEGTEDEADETVLQDFLTQFYDEAAHVPKEVLLPQEVSEAMVIEEWLRQKRSTKVTLQVPQRGKKKELVEMAATNAADTLATLRQQWASDRSKHVTAMAELQQALNLSTPPARIECYDISHTQGAQTVGSMVVFVQGAPKKSDYRRFNVQTVGNDDYGAMTEVLTRRFQRYKDTLAGELHDASQIGQAKKETAWALLPDLLIVDGGKGQLATAVQVLKQYGLENEVPLTGLAKQEEELFVPGRTQSILLPRRSEGLYLVQRVRDEAHRFANEGHRIRRSKVGVASVLDSVPGVGPKRRKLLLSQFGSLDDLRKATVEEIASTPGIPLEVAEAVKALLA; encoded by the coding sequence AGTCGGGTGCGCTCTTATTTCCACGCCAATGTAGACTCCGTAAAAACCCAACGCTTGCGCCGCGAAGTCGCCGACATCGAGATTATTACCACCGATTCCGAATTGGAAGCGCTGCTGCTGGAAAACACCCTCATCAAAAAACACCAGCCGCGCTACAATGTGCGCCTAAAAGACGACAAACGCTACCCCTACATCAAGATTCACTGGCAAGACGATTTTCCCAAAGTCACCCTCACCCGGCGCATGGAGCGGGATGGTTCGCGCTACTTTGGCCCTTACACCTCCATTTGGGCGGTCCACCAAACCCTGGACATGCTGCGTAAAATCTTTCCCTATCTGACTTGTGACCGTATCATCACCGGTCAGGATGAACGCGCCTGCCTTTACTTCGACATCAAGTTGTGCAATGGGCCGTGTATTGGGGCTGTCAACAAACAGCAGTACCGGGAGATGATCAAGCAGTTGATGGACTTTTTGAATGGCAAGACGGAAGAGGTGGTGAAGCAAATTGAGGCGCGGATGGAACGCGCGGCCGTCAACCTGCAATTCGAGAAAGCGGCTGAGTACCGCGACCAACTGCGGGCGGTGAACCAGGTTGTCGCCAAACAAAAGGTCATCTCCGCCGCCAATGACGACCAGGACGTAATCGCTTTTGCCCGCGAAAAGGGGGACGCCTGCGTGCAGGTCTTTTTCATTCGCTATGGTAAGCTGATTGGCCGCGAATACTTTTTGTTGGAAGGGACCGAAGATGAGGCCGACGAGACAGTGCTGCAAGATTTCCTGACGCAGTTCTACGACGAGGCCGCCCACGTGCCGAAAGAAGTCTTGCTGCCCCAGGAAGTATCTGAGGCGATGGTGATTGAGGAATGGCTGCGACAAAAACGCAGCACCAAAGTGACGCTGCAAGTGCCTCAGCGCGGCAAAAAGAAGGAACTGGTAGAAATGGCCGCTACCAATGCCGCCGACACCCTGGCGACGCTGCGCCAGCAGTGGGCCAGCGACCGCTCCAAACATGTCACGGCCATGGCCGAATTGCAGCAGGCGCTCAACCTGTCCACCCCCCCGGCGCGCATCGAATGTTACGACATCAGCCATACCCAGGGGGCGCAGACAGTCGGTTCGATGGTGGTGTTTGTGCAGGGCGCGCCGAAAAAGAGCGATTACCGACGCTTCAACGTCCAGACGGTGGGCAATGACGATTACGGCGCGATGACCGAAGTGTTGACGCGCCGCTTCCAACGTTACAAGGACACCTTAGCCGGCGAGCTGCACGATGCCAGCCAGATTGGGCAGGCTAAAAAGGAGACCGCCTGGGCGCTGCTGCCCGATTTGCTGATTGTGGATGGGGGTAAGGGGCAGTTGGCAACGGCCGTGCAAGTGCTAAAACAATATGGGCTGGAAAACGAAGTGCCCCTAACCGGTTTAGCCAAACAAGAAGAAGAGTTATTTGTGCCCGGCCGCACCCAATCTATTCTACTGCCGCGTCGCTCTGAGGGATTGTATCTGGTGCAGCGGGTGCGTGATGAAGCCCACCGCTTTGCCAATGAAGGCCACCGTATCCGCCGGTCTAAGGTGGGCGTGGCTTCGGTGTTAGACAGCGTTCCCGGCGTTGGCCCCAAACGGCGCAAACTACTCCTATCGCAATTTGGCTCACTGGACGATCTACGTAAAGCCACCGTGGAGGAGATCGCCTCCACACCGGGCATTCCCCTGGAAGTCGCCGAAGCGGTGAAGGCGCTTTTGGCGTAA
- a CDS encoding nuclear transport factor 2 family protein — MKMARIESAIRVVLAFNEALNRHDVAAMMLLLSDDCIFENTQPTPDGAVYSGKEAISQFWQEFFRASPQAHMEIEEIFGFGVRCVTRWRYDWVDAAGEKGHVRGADLFQVKHGFICEKLSYVKG, encoded by the coding sequence ATGAAGATGGCACGGATAGAATCAGCGATACGTGTGGTGCTGGCGTTCAATGAAGCCCTCAACCGGCATGATGTCGCCGCGATGATGCTGTTGTTAAGCGATGACTGCATCTTTGAAAACACCCAGCCGACCCCTGATGGGGCTGTATACTCTGGCAAAGAAGCCATCAGCCAATTTTGGCAGGAGTTCTTCCGCGCGTCACCCCAGGCCCACATGGAAATAGAAGAGATTTTTGGTTTTGGCGTTCGCTGCGTTACCCGCTGGCGCTACGACTGGGTAGATGCCGCCGGGGAGAAAGGACATGTTCGCGGCGCAGATCTATTTCAGGTGAAACATGGTTTCATCTGCGAGAAGTTGTCCTATGTCAAAGGATAA
- a CDS encoding hydrogenase maturation protease has translation MAKTLVLALGNLLRGDDGVGTAVCQSLLAYHPLPEGVELLDGGTPGLETALLLEGCQRAIIIDAADMGLPPGEWRRFLPGDGRLPSRDAHLRGTMHYAGLAEALALGDALGILPPEVVIYGIQPEDVGWQEGLSAAVATAVPQVAAAVWRELSRTGGQGDI, from the coding sequence ATGGCTAAGACTCTGGTGTTGGCGTTAGGGAATCTGCTGCGTGGGGATGATGGGGTGGGCACGGCCGTTTGCCAATCTCTCCTTGCCTACCACCCCTTGCCCGAAGGGGTGGAACTGCTGGATGGCGGCACGCCAGGGCTGGAAACGGCGCTGCTGCTGGAGGGCTGCCAGCGGGCCATCATTATAGACGCGGCCGATATGGGGCTGCCGCCGGGGGAGTGGCGGCGTTTTTTGCCAGGCGACGGCCGTCTGCCTTCCCGTGACGCCCATTTACGTGGAACCATGCACTACGCCGGTCTGGCCGAAGCGCTGGCCCTGGGCGACGCCCTGGGCATTTTGCCGCCGGAGGTGGTGATTTACGGCATTCAGCCAGAAGATGTGGGATGGCAAGAAGGGTTGAGTGCGGCGGTGGCAACGGCCGTGCCCCAGGTAGCCGCGGCCGTTTGGCGGGAACTATCCCGGACAGGGGGACAAGGTGACATCTGA
- a CDS encoding Ni/Fe hydrogenase subunit alpha, whose translation MSNLRIDIHHITRVEGHGNVVVDVQNGELQQCDLQIIETPRFFEAMLRGRPYQEASHITSRICGICAVGHATASLRATEKALGIEPTAQTKLLRRLNFIGEMLDSHVLHAYMLIAPDFLNVGSVIPLAKTAPDVVLRALRLKKLAGDTCKIICGRHTHPIAMTVGGFSHYPTAADLYALRDRYVAAGADVAATVELFQTLPMPQFSRDTEYIALYNPPHYGFIDGEIASTDGGAWLVEQYRDVTNEIMVPHSTAKHTAHQRESYMVGALARFNVNYNLLHPLALQAANALGIQPICTNPFMNTVAQVVEIVHCVEEGILLIDELLRREIAWEEPVEPTRLSGEGVGSCEVPRGILFHNYVIENGVIVGANCIIPTGQNLANIEADMRALVPTIMHKPQAEVAHALEMLVRAYDPCISCSTHLLNVAFV comes from the coding sequence ATGTCTAATTTGCGCATAGATATTCACCATATTACCCGCGTGGAAGGACACGGCAACGTGGTTGTGGATGTGCAAAACGGTGAATTGCAGCAGTGTGATTTGCAGATCATCGAGACGCCGCGCTTTTTTGAGGCGATGCTGCGTGGACGGCCGTATCAGGAAGCCTCCCACATCACCTCGCGCATTTGCGGCATCTGCGCCGTTGGTCACGCCACCGCCTCGCTGCGGGCTACCGAAAAGGCGCTGGGCATCGAACCGACCGCTCAGACCAAACTGCTGCGCCGCCTCAACTTCATTGGCGAAATGTTGGACAGCCATGTGCTGCACGCCTACATGCTTATCGCGCCCGACTTCCTGAACGTGGGCAGCGTCATTCCCCTGGCGAAAACCGCGCCAGACGTGGTGCTGCGCGCCTTGCGCCTGAAGAAACTGGCCGGGGATACGTGCAAAATTATCTGCGGCCGACACACCCATCCCATTGCCATGACGGTGGGCGGATTCAGCCACTACCCCACGGCCGCCGACCTGTATGCCTTGCGCGACCGCTACGTGGCCGCCGGCGCCGACGTGGCGGCTACTGTGGAGTTGTTCCAAACGCTGCCCATGCCCCAATTCTCGCGGGACACTGAATATATCGCCCTGTACAATCCGCCACACTATGGCTTTATTGATGGCGAAATCGCCAGTACCGATGGCGGCGCGTGGCTGGTGGAGCAATACCGCGACGTGACCAACGAGATCATGGTTCCTCATTCCACCGCCAAGCACACCGCCCATCAGCGCGAGAGTTACATGGTTGGGGCGCTGGCGCGATTCAACGTCAATTACAACCTGCTCCATCCTCTGGCGCTGCAAGCCGCCAATGCTTTGGGCATCCAACCGATTTGCACCAATCCTTTCATGAATACGGTGGCCCAGGTGGTGGAGATTGTCCACTGTGTGGAGGAAGGTATTTTGCTGATTGACGAGCTGCTGCGGCGGGAAATTGCCTGGGAAGAGCCGGTGGAACCGACCCGCTTATCCGGCGAAGGGGTGGGATCGTGTGAAGTGCCGCGTGGCATTTTGTTCCACAATTACGTCATTGAAAATGGCGTCATCGTCGGCGCGAACTGCATCATTCCTACCGGGCAAAATCTGGCGAATATCGAGGCCGATATGCGCGCCCTGGTTCCGACGATCATGCACAAACCGCAGGCGGAAGTGGCCCACGCCCTGGAAATGTTGGTGCGGGCGTATGATCCGTGTATTTCTTGCTCTACGCATTTGCTGAATGTGGCATTTGTGTGA